From a single Xyrauchen texanus isolate HMW12.3.18 chromosome 26, RBS_HiC_50CHRs, whole genome shotgun sequence genomic region:
- the LOC127620307 gene encoding glutathione S-transferase A-like: MAKNIMLFWGSGSPPCWRLMIALEEKNLQGYNNKLLSFDKQEHKTKEVTDLNPRAQLPTFKHGNIIVNESFAACLYLESEFKSQGTRLIPDNPTEQALIYQRMFETNNLQEKMYDVAFYEMFVPEEERHESAVKRKKESLIAELKLWESYLEKMGKGSYLAGKIFTMADVVCFPVVAYFPRLGCPKERCPRLMEYYDMVKDRPSIKASWPPHWLENPKGPDTLKNL, from the exons ATGGCGAAAAACATCATGCTGTTTTGGGGCTCCGGTTCCCCGCCGTGCTGGAGGCTGATGATCGCGCTGGAGGAGAAAAACCTGCAGGGATACAACAACAAACTCCTGTCGTTTGATAAACAAGAACACAAAACTAAAGAAGTGACGGATCTCAATCCCCGAGCACAG CTTCCAACATTCAAGCATGGAAACATCATCGTGAACGAGTCTTTCGCTGCATGCTTGTATCTGGAG AGTGAGTTTAAATCTCAAGGCACCCGTCTGATCCCAGATAACCCGACTGAACAAGCTCTCATTTATCAGCGCATGTTTGAGACCAACAACCTGCAAGAGAAAATGT ATGATGTGGCATTTTATGAGATGTTTGTACCGGAGGAAGAAAGACACGAATCCGCcgtgaagagaaagaaagagagtttAATTGCAGAGCTGAAACTGTGGGAGAGCTACTTGGAGAAG ATGGGGAAAGGGTCGTATCTCGCTGGAAAGATCTTCACCATGGCTGATGTTGTTTGTTTCCCCGTCGTTGCGTATTTCCCACGTCTTGG GTGTCCTAAAGAGAGGTGTCCCAGACTGATGGAGTACTATGACATGGTGAAGGACCGTCCCAGTATTAAAGCCAGCTGGCCACCTCACTGGCTGGAGAACCCAAAGGGACCGGACACTCTGAAGAACTTATAG